From the Pseudoalteromonas tunicata genome, one window contains:
- a CDS encoding endonuclease — translation MANFEAAKKLLKQQVGHDTKTLYCGCAIKKVGKELKPDAKSCGYVPRKPITKSGLPNVRATRIEWEHIVPAWEFGHQLQCWQQGGRANCRKKSEKFRLMEADINNLAPAIGEINGDRSNFRFGMLSQPADQYGQCQVKIDFKQRVVEPPLASRKQIAEAYFYMQKTYQLKISDKQQKLFNVWAGLEANPNLL, via the coding sequence GTGGCAAATTTTGAAGCCGCTAAAAAGTTATTAAAACAGCAAGTTGGCCATGATACAAAAACCTTATATTGCGGTTGTGCAATAAAAAAAGTAGGCAAAGAGTTAAAGCCAGATGCCAAGTCATGTGGGTATGTACCAAGAAAACCGATTACTAAATCAGGTTTACCTAATGTCAGAGCAACTCGAATCGAGTGGGAACATATTGTGCCTGCTTGGGAGTTTGGTCATCAACTACAATGCTGGCAACAAGGTGGTCGGGCAAATTGCCGTAAAAAAAGTGAAAAGTTTCGCTTGATGGAAGCCGATATTAATAATTTAGCTCCAGCAATTGGTGAAATTAATGGGGATCGATCTAATTTCCGTTTTGGGATGTTAAGTCAGCCAGCAGATCAATATGGCCAATGCCAGGTGAAAATTGATTTTAAACAGCGAGTGGTTGAGCCGCCTTTGGCATCGCGTAAACAAATAGCCGAAGCTTATTTTTATATGCAAAAAACCTATCAATTAAAAATATCTGATAAGCAGCAAAAACTATTTAATGTTTGGGCGGGGTTAGAGGCCAATCCGAATTTGCTGTAA